Genomic DNA from Candidatus Hinthialibacter antarcticus:
CCATTGTGTTATTCCTGGCGCGCGGCTATCGCCTCTGCGAGCGTGATGTCTTCGGGCGTCGTTACTTTCATATTGAGATAAGAACCCATGACCATTGTCACCGCTTCGCCCATTTCTTCAAGCACAGCGCCGTCATCCGTCGGGTACGGAGGCGGGGTTAAGCGCTGGTACGCATCTAAAATCATAGCATAGCGAAACGATTGCGGCGTCTGCGCCAACCAAAATTTGCTGCGGTCATGAGTTTGGACGACGCCCATTTTCTCATCGGTTTCTTTGAGCGTGTCTTTGAGAGGGACGCCAATGACGCATCCATCGACCTCTTGCAGCGCCTCAAGAGACGCATCAATAAACTGCGGTTGAATGAATGGTCTCGCGGCGTCGTGGATGAGCACGACGTCAGGCGTAACTTCGACTAAGGCTTCCAGGCCATGCTTAACGGAATCAAATCGTTCTGCCCCGCCGGGCGTGAATAACCCTTCGGCTTTCGGACAATATTGGGATGCGATAGACAGAATTTCTTCGCGGTCATCTTCACGGCCCGCAATCGCGACATGGGTGACGGCGGGGTGGCTTTGAAAGACGCTGAGACAATAAGACAAAATCGGGCGTCCAGCCAAATGGTTCAAAACTTTATTACGTCCGCCGCCCATGCGTCGGCTTTTTCCTGCGGCGACGACAACCACCGCAACCGTTTTGTCGTGATTGCCAGAATCATGTTCTGATTGAGTCTCTGTAATCGACATTTATCGCTAAGCCCTTCGGGCGCACTTAACGCACAAAATTTTCAAATACACGAAGCGTTTCTTTTGAATAAAAAAAGGCCCCGACATA
This window encodes:
- the ispD gene encoding 2-C-methyl-D-erythritol 4-phosphate cytidylyltransferase, yielding MSITETQSEHDSGNHDKTVAVVVVAAGKSRRMGGGRNKVLNHLAGRPILSYCLSVFQSHPAVTHVAIAGREDDREEILSIASQYCPKAEGLFTPGGAERFDSVKHGLEALVEVTPDVVLIHDAARPFIQPQFIDASLEALQEVDGCVIGVPLKDTLKETDEKMGVVQTHDRSKFWLAQTPQSFRYAMILDAYQRLTPPPYPTDDGAVLEEMGEAVTMVMGSYLNMKVTTPEDITLAEAIAARQE